The proteins below come from a single Clarias gariepinus isolate MV-2021 ecotype Netherlands chromosome 17, CGAR_prim_01v2, whole genome shotgun sequence genomic window:
- the gdpd5a gene encoding glycerophosphodiester phosphodiesterase domain-containing protein 5, which produces MVKHQPLQVYERQLCLSCLTGIYGCRWKRYQRSHDDSSKWECSWFLILCSTFLLLLVWSYFWWEAHNDYNEFNWLLYNRSGDWSDGTVPILATTLVGFSYTAFLMILGLCHVALGQQLNLYWIHKIGVLAVLLTTITGVVSIDDVWRDEWAIILISLRSTGPFLHIGAVAAMTALGWIVAGQVVRGERRRFQVLILLLYVCVLVAFYLTPLTISSPCIMDRSYLKPRPAIMGRRGAPMLAPENTIMSFNKAFQQKVSGFEADVTISADGVAFLMRDRMLRRTTDVARVFPLRQHEDASLFTWPEIRSLNAGRWFLRDDPYWTVQFMSVKERGRAANQTVCSLVDLLRLAAKTNRSVMFSLRRPPPQHPRHELWISDALKAVQRSGIQSEQVMWMTDGYRKQEESEEEKVSAEEYKEKGIRTVSIHYSQATEVEIRRFRSSNVSVNVYPVNEPWLYSVLWCSGVQSVSSDAPHILRNMPQPIWLMSPDEYCLIWIMADLISAAVVIGIFIFQRWRMSGMRSYNPEQIMLSAVVRRPSRDVSIMKEKLIFSEIKNGVSSTDELPLYTEQGYEGYTRDTISR; this is translated from the exons ATGGTAAAACACCAACCCTTGCAGGTCTACGAGAGACAGCTGTGTTTGTCCTGCCTGACCGGGATCTACGGGTGCCGCTGGAAACGCTACCAGCGCTCCCACGATGACAGCTCCAAG tGGGAGTGCTCCTGGTTCCTCATCCTGTGCTCGACGTTCCTCCTCCTCCTAGTCTGGTCTTACTTTTGGTGGGAGGCTCACAACGATTACAATGAGTTTAACTG GTTGTTATATAACCGATCAGGGGATTGGAGCGATGGCACCGTCCCCATTCTCGCCACCACGCTCGTGGGATTCTCTTACACTGCATTTTTAATG ATATTAGGTCTTTGCCATGTCGCACTGGGCCAGCAGCTCAACCTGTACTGGATTCATAAG ATTGGCGTGCTGGCCGTCCTGCTCACCACCATCACAGGCGTAGTCTCAATCGACGACGTATGGAGGGACGAATGGGCCATCATTCTCATCTCGCTGCGG TCAACAGGACCGTTCCTGCACATCGGGGCCGTGGCTGCCATGACGGCGTTGGGGTGGATCGTCGCCGGCCAGGTCGTGCGCGGAGAAAGAAGGA GATTTCAGGTGCTGATACTcctgctgtatgtgtgtgtcctggtgGCTTTCTATCTGACTCCCCTCACCATCTCCTCCCCCTGCATCATGGATCGGTCGTACCTGAAGCCGCGGCCCGCCATCATGGGTCGCAGAGGAGCTCCCATG ctcgCTCCAGAAAACACCATCATGTCCTTCAACAAAGCCTTCCAGCAAAAAGTCAGCGGCTTCGAGGCTGACGTCACCATCAG TGCAGACGGAGTGGCCTTCCTGATGCGTGACCGGATGCTGCGCCGCACCACAGACGTGGCCCGGGTCTTCCCTCTGCGGCAACACGAAGATGCCTCGCTCTTCACCTGGCCTGAGATACGCTCTTTAAATGCTGGCCGGTGGTTTctcagg GATGACCCGTACTGGACGGTCCAGTTCATGTCGGTGAAGGAACGAGGCCGAGCAGCCAATCAGACGGTGTGTAGTCTGGTGGATCTGCTGCGTCTGGCGGCGAAGACGAACCGCTCGGTGATGTTCAGCCTGCGCAGACCTCCACCTCAGCACCCACGACACGAGCTCTGGATCAGCGACGCCCTAAAGGCCGTGCAGCGCTCAGGCATCCAGTCTGAACAG gtgATGTGGATGACTGACGGGTACAGGAAGCAGGAGGAGTCAGAGGAGGAGAAGGTTTCCGCAGAAGAGTATAAAGAAAAGGGAATCCGGACTGTGAGCATACACTACAGCCAAGCAACAGAAGTGGAaatcag ACGCTTCAGGAGCAGCAACGTGAGCGTGAACGTGTACCCGGTGAACGAGCCGTGGCTTTACTCGGTGCTGTGGTGCAGCGGCGTTCAGTCTGTCTCGTCCGACGCTCCTCACATCCTCCGCAACATGCCTCAGCCCATCTGGTTAATG AGTCCAGACGAATACTGTTTGATATGGATCATGGCTGATCTAATATCCGCAGCAGTCGTCATAGGAATATTCATATTTCAGAG GTGGAGGATGAGCGGGATGCGCAGCTACAACCCGGAGCAGATCATGCTGAGCGCCGTGGTGCGCAGACCCAGCCGAGACGTCAGCATCATGAAGGAGAAACTCATCTTCTCAG aaataaaaaacggAGTGAGTAGCACAGACGAGCTGCCTCTCTACACGGAGCAGGGATATGAAGGATACACACGCGACACCATTTCCCGCTGA